The following coding sequences lie in one Methylotuvimicrobium alcaliphilum 20Z genomic window:
- a CDS encoding condensation domain-containing protein gives MDLKIASVLPRQPGNANRYARLIHVISFYEYGGYVLNDRPNFDSSVIDAPLLDGAISLTDILQRRAVCHPHRTAYTFLDFGGPTPRSLTYGELNQEARQLAFQLHRMELRGERAVLLYPPGLDYIVAFYACLYSGTIAVPAYPPSNNRHMPRLQAIIDDSKAKIILTTGQVANSIRQFAGATENLLDRRWVQTDTLETHDTGLWQASVLQEKDLAFLQYTSGSTGNAKGVMISHGNLMANQQLIQRRFGHDERSTVVGWLPLYHDMGLIGNVMQPLYCGASAVLMSPMAFLEKPLRWLQAISDYRAHTSGGPNFAYDLCTQKISRDELEAIDLGSWQLAFNGAEPVNPKTLERFSRTFADCGFQRCAFYPCYGLAEATLLATGGTKQSPLTIAAFDRAALEDRTARPVADNHPNAKQFVGCGAADSHAGQDLRIVDPDNNEIYADGRIGEIWLSGPSIAQGYWKNPETSQKTFVNDTGGKRWLRTGDLGFINDGELFVSGRLKDLIIVRGRNYYPHDLEYAVESATDALNPASTVAFALAEDEAEKVIVLAELKRNRIRQGDYQHEFAAIRARLTEECGIQAERIVLLKPGAILKTSSGKLRRSACRDLYVQQGFACIAVDALQAANDTTPPPVNVDKGTHERRLLRQALLSMNCTHAIDLLAGHLAIKAAELSGAAEDTIEPNHTLTGLGLDSLKAVEMKYFIDELLAVDMPITGLLGNATLFDSALTALNLAKTVGQETPSLIDKDGQGSNTAMSYNQQALWTRAKIESDEATLYHMPIALQIRGELDYPALDRALAELHRRHSQLCRGFDLGADNRPISFPLERLESSPVRTVCSDYVQQMKALDVLINKPFDLQHGPLLRCGIFSCSDDDHILAFCAHHLIVDFRSSRVLLAELQALYAGYLNGIPANLPLSQADYAEFVSWQRDYLNSEAAEQDLDYWRRQLAGELPRLELPGYFVTEPTQASSAGMERLSIAADTLIRLKNLAAEQHVTLYTLLLTVFKILLYRYSSQNDLIVGSPTFGRPLSRFADLVGYFVNPVALRSKPGGGLRFSEYLSAVNTVVLGALEHQHYPQTRIIENLRSEKGQGTLELYRIFFALQDGSDPMAAALAIGNAGISLQWAGFEAVICKLPNTAEEFDLAMLAAETGEGLSA, from the coding sequence ATGGATTTGAAGATCGCCAGTGTGTTGCCGAGACAACCGGGTAACGCCAATCGATACGCGCGGCTTATACATGTTATCAGCTTCTATGAGTACGGAGGGTATGTGTTAAACGATCGACCTAATTTTGACAGTTCCGTTATCGATGCCCCATTACTCGACGGGGCAATATCCTTAACCGACATATTACAACGCCGCGCGGTATGCCATCCGCACCGAACCGCATATACATTCCTGGATTTCGGCGGCCCAACCCCTCGTTCACTAACCTACGGCGAACTCAATCAAGAAGCTAGGCAATTGGCTTTTCAATTACATCGAATGGAACTACGAGGCGAGCGAGCGGTATTGCTCTATCCGCCCGGGCTGGACTATATCGTAGCGTTTTATGCGTGCTTGTATTCCGGCACTATTGCCGTTCCAGCCTATCCGCCCAGCAACAATCGGCATATGCCCAGGTTGCAGGCCATCATTGACGACAGCAAGGCGAAAATCATTCTGACTACCGGTCAAGTGGCGAATAGCATTCGCCAATTTGCCGGCGCCACGGAAAATTTGTTAGATAGGCGCTGGGTTCAAACCGATACCCTCGAAACTCACGATACCGGCTTATGGCAAGCTTCGGTATTGCAAGAAAAGGATCTAGCCTTTCTGCAATATACCTCGGGCTCGACCGGAAACGCCAAGGGTGTCATGATCAGCCACGGCAACTTGATGGCCAATCAGCAATTGATCCAACGCCGATTCGGCCACGACGAACGGTCGACGGTAGTCGGTTGGTTACCGCTTTATCATGATATGGGACTGATCGGCAATGTCATGCAGCCTCTGTATTGCGGGGCCAGCGCCGTTTTGATGTCTCCGATGGCATTTTTGGAAAAACCGTTACGCTGGCTGCAGGCGATTAGCGATTACCGGGCGCACACCAGCGGCGGTCCTAACTTTGCCTACGATTTATGCACTCAAAAAATTAGCCGCGATGAACTGGAGGCTATTGACCTCGGTAGTTGGCAATTGGCATTTAACGGTGCAGAGCCGGTCAATCCTAAAACGTTGGAGCGATTCAGCCGGACCTTCGCAGACTGCGGATTTCAACGCTGCGCGTTCTATCCCTGTTACGGTCTGGCAGAAGCCACGTTATTGGCAACGGGAGGTACGAAACAATCTCCGCTGACAATAGCTGCGTTCGATCGAGCCGCCTTGGAAGACCGGACCGCTCGGCCGGTTGCAGACAATCATCCGAATGCCAAACAATTCGTCGGTTGCGGAGCTGCCGATAGCCATGCCGGACAAGACTTACGTATTGTCGATCCCGATAACAATGAAATCTATGCGGATGGCAGAATCGGAGAGATTTGGCTTAGCGGCCCGAGTATCGCCCAAGGTTATTGGAAAAATCCGGAAACCAGCCAAAAGACCTTTGTGAACGATACCGGCGGCAAACGCTGGTTACGTACCGGCGATTTAGGCTTTATCAACGATGGAGAATTATTCGTTTCCGGTCGGCTAAAAGACTTGATCATCGTCCGCGGCCGTAATTATTACCCGCACGACCTGGAATATGCCGTCGAATCGGCTACCGATGCGCTGAACCCGGCATCCACGGTCGCGTTTGCCCTTGCGGAAGACGAAGCCGAAAAAGTGATCGTGTTGGCCGAATTGAAGCGCAACCGGATCAGGCAAGGCGATTATCAACACGAATTCGCCGCCATTCGCGCCCGCTTGACAGAAGAATGCGGTATTCAGGCCGAACGTATCGTATTGCTCAAGCCCGGCGCCATATTAAAAACCAGTAGCGGCAAACTGCGCCGCAGTGCGTGCAGGGACCTTTATGTGCAACAGGGTTTTGCATGCATCGCCGTCGACGCGCTGCAAGCAGCCAACGACACGACACCGCCGCCGGTGAATGTGGATAAAGGCACTCACGAGAGGCGCTTATTACGCCAGGCCTTGTTGTCGATGAATTGCACTCATGCCATCGATCTGTTGGCTGGACACCTTGCAATCAAAGCGGCCGAGTTATCCGGCGCGGCCGAAGACACTATCGAACCGAATCATACCCTGACCGGCCTGGGTTTGGATTCGCTAAAAGCCGTGGAAATGAAATATTTCATCGACGAATTATTAGCGGTGGACATGCCGATTACCGGCTTACTCGGCAACGCCACCCTGTTTGACAGTGCGCTAACGGCATTGAATTTGGCCAAGACTGTCGGCCAAGAGACACCGTCTCTTATCGATAAAGACGGCCAGGGTTCGAATACCGCCATGTCATACAACCAACAGGCGTTGTGGACACGGGCAAAAATAGAAAGTGACGAAGCAACGCTGTATCACATGCCGATCGCATTGCAAATACGGGGGGAATTGGATTACCCAGCGCTGGATCGCGCGCTGGCCGAATTGCACCGGCGTCATTCGCAATTATGCAGAGGCTTTGATCTAGGTGCCGATAATCGTCCTATTAGCTTCCCGCTGGAACGATTGGAATCGTCGCCGGTACGCACTGTTTGTAGCGATTATGTTCAGCAAATGAAGGCGCTAGACGTTCTTATCAACAAACCGTTCGATCTGCAACACGGGCCGCTGCTGCGATGCGGAATTTTCAGTTGCAGCGATGACGATCATATCCTGGCTTTTTGCGCCCATCACCTGATCGTCGATTTTCGGTCCTCACGGGTACTACTCGCCGAATTGCAGGCTTTATATGCGGGATACCTTAACGGCATCCCCGCCAACTTACCGCTGTCGCAAGCCGACTATGCCGAATTCGTGTCCTGGCAACGGGACTACCTGAATAGCGAAGCCGCCGAACAAGACCTTGATTATTGGCGCCGGCAACTGGCAGGCGAATTGCCCAGGCTGGAGCTGCCAGGTTATTTCGTCACCGAACCGACGCAAGCAAGTTCTGCCGGCATGGAAAGACTGTCGATAGCAGCTGACACGCTCATTCGGCTGAAAAACTTGGCGGCTGAACAACACGTTACCTTATATACGTTGTTATTGACCGTATTCAAAATACTGTTGTATCGATACAGCTCTCAAAACGATCTAATTGTAGGGTCGCCAACGTTTGGCCGCCCATTAAGTCGATTTGCCGATCTGGTGGGTTACTTCGTAAATCCCGTTGCGTTGCGGAGCAAGCCGGGCGGCGGCTTAAGGTTCAGCGAATACCTAAGCGCCGTCAATACCGTGGTACTTGGCGCATTGGAGCATCAGCACTATCCGCAAACGCGCATCATTGAAAATTTACGAAGCGAGAAGGGGCAAGGTACGCTAGAACTCTACCGCATTTTCTTCGCTTTGCAAGACGGTTCCGACCCAATGGCTGCCGCATTGGCAATCGGAAATGCCGGCATCAGTCTGCAATGGGCTGGCTTCGAAGCCGTAATTTGTAAATTGCCCAATACCGCCGAGGAATTCGATTTAGCCATGTTAGCCGCTGAAACCGGAGAAGGGTTATCGGCATAA
- a CDS encoding transposase, which translates to MKQPQLTDTLFDDFLQELPADFQEQAYELQAFARARKIRSPLQLLQLVLLYCGQDLSLRSCAGEVAKLQGYLSDTAVTKRLAACLAWIKSLLKRVFGLDKQINNGSLNFIVIDGSTVQEPGAKETTYRLHVAIDLMSLTLREVNVTTDKVGESLDHYQLAAGDVALLDRGYNQPKSLVPVIDRGGHVVLRYNPHSMTLYERCNEPKGVKIDWEQRIRDLNGQPGAIPVYLCHQDKRIEGVVHAMPLPPEQAAQARRKAKQRARDKGRTASQKTLMLSGWVLIFTSLPESLLDTKTIAELYRVRWQVELVIKRLKSLLDIDRLRARKDSKLADLYLHGKLLFAAVTQKIAQRRFGRAATTMDGDRSITHWRLWRTIANEIKAGLTACFPINKRFIDDCIKSLCERPRKRKLQGLPGRVLELIIEGRGGGVSLT; encoded by the coding sequence ATGAAGCAGCCACAGCTAACAGATACCCTTTTTGATGACTTTTTGCAAGAGCTTCCAGCAGATTTCCAGGAGCAGGCCTATGAATTACAGGCGTTTGCACGGGCACGGAAAATCCGATCACCGTTGCAATTATTGCAGTTAGTCCTGTTGTATTGCGGACAGGACTTGTCGTTGCGCAGCTGTGCCGGCGAAGTTGCCAAGCTTCAAGGCTATTTGAGCGACACGGCGGTGACCAAGCGACTGGCGGCCTGCTTGGCGTGGATCAAGTCGTTACTGAAGCGTGTGTTCGGATTGGATAAACAGATTAACAATGGCTCCTTGAATTTCATTGTGATTGACGGTTCGACCGTGCAAGAACCCGGCGCGAAAGAAACAACGTATCGCTTGCATGTGGCGATCGACTTGATGAGCTTGACACTTCGCGAGGTCAACGTCACGACCGATAAAGTCGGCGAGAGCTTAGATCACTATCAGTTAGCCGCAGGTGATGTCGCGTTGCTTGATCGAGGCTACAACCAACCGAAGTCTTTAGTCCCGGTCATTGATCGCGGCGGCCACGTCGTGCTGCGCTACAACCCACACAGCATGACCCTTTACGAACGGTGCAACGAACCGAAAGGTGTTAAAATCGATTGGGAACAGCGCATACGCGATTTGAATGGTCAGCCGGGTGCGATACCCGTTTATCTGTGCCATCAAGACAAACGTATTGAAGGCGTGGTGCATGCGATGCCGTTACCGCCGGAACAGGCGGCGCAAGCACGCCGCAAAGCGAAACAACGCGCGCGTGATAAAGGTCGCACGGCGAGCCAAAAGACCTTGATGCTGAGCGGCTGGGTGTTGATTTTTACTTCGCTCCCCGAATCGCTGCTTGACACGAAAACAATCGCTGAGCTCTATCGGGTTCGCTGGCAAGTGGAGCTGGTCATAAAGCGGCTAAAGAGCTTGCTTGATATCGACCGGTTACGCGCCCGAAAAGACAGCAAGCTGGCGGATTTATATTTGCATGGCAAGTTACTGTTTGCTGCAGTGACTCAAAAAATAGCGCAGCGCCGATTCGGCCGGGCGGCCACCACAATGGACGGTGATCGTTCGATTACCCATTGGCGTTTATGGCGCACGATCGCCAATGAGATCAAGGCAGGACTTACGGCTTGTTTTCCAATAAATAAGCGATTTATCGATGACTGCATAAAAAGCCTCTGTGAGCGTCCGCGCAAGAGAAAGCTTCAGGGTTTGCCGGGGCGTGTTTTGGAGCTCATTATTGAAGGTCGGGGAGGTGGCGTTAGTCTTACTTAA